From Rhodococcus antarcticus, the proteins below share one genomic window:
- a CDS encoding polysaccharide biosynthesis tyrosine autokinase, with protein MELRDYVQVLRRRWRTVLIVVVAALAASAVVTALQPTVYRASTDLLVALTSFGPDPAGPSSKAYTTTLPDIAAFYSEIAVTPPAVQAAIGAAALTTSPSVAVSAATAPGSATITITVTSSSAAAAQAVANAYPDTLPDTLIQLKQLSSRAPLAFKVLRAAALPATPVSPDPVVNTAIGLALGLVLGLLLAVLRERLDQRIRDSRGLEDRLEVTVLGVVPNQLQGAHLPAVSHPDSPRTEAYRKIRTSLLFSGLDGFPSTLAITSSLAGEGKSTLAMNLAVVCSQAGHQVAVVDADLRRPTLHEHFELHNDTGLSNVLAGELSLGEVARTHPTGVTVVTSGPSPRDPSALLEGQRLRAVIAELAASYDVVIVDTTPTLAVSDAGQVCVAVKGTVVVTRLGTTTFDSLRTTLSTLQRVQANVVGVVAVGDDDTDAGYHNHDTSQESLAGSHRRQVRSARPESRGRRRPGSA; from the coding sequence GTGGAACTGCGTGACTACGTCCAGGTGCTGCGGCGCCGCTGGCGCACCGTGCTGATCGTGGTCGTGGCGGCTCTCGCGGCTTCCGCGGTGGTGACCGCGTTGCAGCCAACGGTGTACCGAGCCTCCACCGACCTCCTCGTGGCGCTCACATCCTTCGGACCTGATCCGGCCGGACCGAGCTCAAAGGCGTACACCACCACCTTGCCGGACATCGCGGCCTTTTACTCGGAGATCGCGGTGACGCCGCCGGCGGTCCAGGCGGCGATTGGCGCCGCCGCACTCACCACGTCCCCGTCGGTCGCCGTGAGCGCCGCAACGGCCCCGGGTTCGGCGACGATCACCATCACCGTCACCTCGTCGTCCGCGGCCGCAGCTCAGGCGGTCGCGAACGCGTACCCGGACACCCTCCCCGACACCTTGATCCAGCTCAAGCAGCTCTCGTCGCGCGCCCCGCTCGCGTTCAAGGTCCTACGCGCTGCTGCGCTTCCCGCGACCCCTGTCTCGCCGGACCCGGTGGTGAACACCGCGATCGGGCTGGCGCTCGGGCTCGTGCTCGGCCTGCTGCTGGCTGTTCTGCGCGAGCGCCTCGACCAGCGCATTCGTGACTCGAGGGGACTGGAGGACCGGCTGGAGGTCACGGTTCTCGGTGTCGTGCCCAACCAGCTGCAGGGAGCTCACCTGCCCGCGGTGAGCCATCCGGACTCCCCTCGGACCGAGGCCTACCGCAAGATCCGTACCAGCTTGCTGTTCTCGGGGCTGGACGGGTTCCCGTCGACGCTCGCCATCACCAGCTCGCTGGCGGGGGAGGGCAAGTCGACCCTGGCCATGAATCTGGCGGTGGTCTGCTCGCAGGCCGGCCATCAGGTGGCGGTGGTCGATGCAGACCTCCGTCGACCCACGCTGCACGAGCACTTCGAGCTGCACAACGACACGGGGCTCTCGAACGTGCTCGCCGGTGAGCTCAGCCTCGGAGAGGTGGCCCGTACTCACCCCACGGGTGTCACGGTGGTGACGTCGGGGCCCAGCCCCCGTGACCCCAGCGCCTTGCTCGAGGGGCAGCGGCTGCGCGCCGTCATCGCCGAGCTCGCCGCGTCCTACGACGTCGTCATCGTCGACACCACACCGACGCTGGCGGTCAGCGACGCGGGTCAGGTGTGCGTGGCGGTCAAAGGCACCGTGGTGGTGACCCGGCTCGGGACGACCACGTTCGACAGCCTGCGCACGACCCTGAGCACGCTTCAGCGGGTGCAGGCGAACGTGGTGGGCGTGGTCGCGGTCGGTGACGACGACACTGATGCCGGGTACCACAACCATGACACCAGCCAGGAGTCGTTGGCTGGTTCACACCGCAGGCAGGTCCGCAGCGCCAGGCCGGAGTCACGAGGCAGGCGACGGCCCGGAAGCGCCTGA
- a CDS encoding NAD-dependent epimerase/dehydratase family protein, with amino-acid sequence MRVLLTGAAGFIAGHVSTALHDAGHEVVGLDVMLPVAHGVDAPTPAGIERVDVRDADALTAVLAGVDVVCHQAAMVGAGVDAADAPLFAGHNDLGTAVLLAAMAEARVRRLVLASSMVVYGSGRYTCPTHGTVEPAPRTTADLDAGVFDSTCPHCERRVEWALVDEDAPLRPRSTYAASKLAQEHYALAWTLATGGSVTALRYHNVYGEHMPRDTPYSGVAAIFRSSLEAGQAPRVFEDGGQVRDFVHVRDVARVNRLAVEAALGGFTPLNVCSGVPVTIGAVAATLARAHGGAEPVVTGQYRSGDVRHVVADPARAASVLGFRASVGPEEGITAFADAPLRAVPARA; translated from the coding sequence ATGCGAGTCCTGCTCACCGGAGCGGCCGGGTTCATCGCCGGCCACGTCAGCACCGCCCTGCACGACGCCGGCCACGAGGTGGTGGGGCTGGACGTCATGCTCCCGGTGGCCCACGGGGTGGACGCGCCCACGCCCGCCGGGATCGAGCGGGTGGACGTGCGCGACGCGGACGCGCTGACCGCGGTGCTCGCGGGCGTGGACGTCGTGTGCCACCAGGCGGCCATGGTCGGGGCGGGGGTGGACGCCGCGGACGCGCCGCTGTTCGCGGGTCACAACGACCTCGGCACCGCCGTGCTGCTGGCCGCGATGGCGGAGGCTCGAGTACGGCGGCTGGTGCTGGCCAGCTCGATGGTCGTCTACGGCTCCGGCCGCTACACCTGCCCCACCCACGGCACCGTCGAGCCCGCCCCGCGCACGACCGCGGACCTCGACGCCGGCGTCTTCGACTCCACCTGCCCGCACTGCGAGCGCCGGGTGGAGTGGGCCCTGGTCGACGAGGACGCCCCGCTGCGCCCCCGCAGCACCTACGCCGCCAGCAAGCTCGCGCAGGAGCACTACGCCCTGGCGTGGACCCTGGCCACCGGCGGTTCGGTCACCGCGCTGCGCTACCACAACGTGTACGGCGAGCACATGCCCCGGGACACCCCGTACTCCGGGGTCGCGGCCATCTTCCGGTCATCGCTGGAGGCGGGACAGGCACCGCGGGTGTTCGAGGACGGCGGTCAGGTGCGCGACTTCGTGCACGTCCGCGACGTCGCCCGGGTCAACCGGCTCGCGGTCGAGGCCGCGCTGGGCGGGTTCACCCCCCTCAACGTCTGCTCGGGCGTCCCGGTGACCATCGGTGCCGTCGCCGCGACCCTGGCCCGCGCGCACGGGGGCGCCGAGCCGGTGGTGACCGGTCAGTACCGCTCCGGGGACGTGCGGCACGTGGTGGCCGACCCCGCCCGCGCGGCATCGGTGCTCGGCTTCCGGGCGTCCGTCGGCCCCGAGGAGGGGATCACGGCGTTCGCCGACGCCCCGCTGCGCGCCGTCCCCGCCCGCGCCTGA
- a CDS encoding PIG-L deacetylase family protein — MPEPLPTAEVDRVLVVVAHPDDADFGAAGTTATWTRAGVEVTYLLCTYGDQGGFDDTPREQVPAIREAEQRAAAAAVGVSDVRFLTGYHDGSLDPTRELQRDIVRVMRQVRPRRVLTQSPERWWDRIGASHPDHLAAGEATIRALYPAARNPFAYPELLTDEGLEPWTVEEAWLMADERADHAVDITDTFDAKLAALRAHASQTAHLGDDLEERLHSWGRKVAEDAGMAPGRLAEVFRVIATG; from the coding sequence ATGCCGGAGCCCCTGCCCACCGCCGAGGTCGACCGCGTCCTCGTCGTGGTCGCCCATCCCGACGACGCCGACTTCGGCGCCGCGGGCACCACGGCCACCTGGACGCGGGCGGGGGTGGAGGTGACCTACCTGCTGTGCACCTACGGCGACCAGGGTGGCTTCGACGACACCCCGCGCGAGCAGGTGCCCGCCATCCGGGAGGCCGAGCAGCGTGCGGCCGCCGCCGCGGTGGGAGTGTCCGACGTCCGCTTCCTCACCGGGTACCACGACGGGTCGTTGGACCCCACCCGCGAGCTGCAGCGCGACATCGTCCGGGTCATGCGCCAGGTGCGCCCGCGCCGGGTGCTGACGCAGAGCCCGGAACGCTGGTGGGACCGCATCGGTGCCTCCCACCCCGACCACCTCGCCGCCGGGGAGGCCACGATCCGTGCGCTCTACCCCGCCGCCCGCAACCCGTTCGCCTACCCCGAGCTCCTCACGGACGAGGGCCTGGAGCCCTGGACGGTGGAGGAGGCCTGGCTCATGGCCGACGAGCGCGCCGACCACGCCGTCGACATCACCGACACCTTCGACGCCAAGCTCGCCGCCCTGCGCGCCCACGCCAGCCAGACCGCCCACCTCGGCGACGACCTGGAGGAGAGGCTCCACTCGTGGGGCAGGAAGGTTGCGGAGGACGCCGGGATGGCGCCGGGGCGGCTGGCCGAGGTCTTCCGGGTGATCGCCACCGGGTGA
- a CDS encoding LysE/ArgO family amino acid transporter, whose translation MARAGALVGGHLGVLAVVRVAGAVELIGYAALAARRTVRPGVLTPAAGPGAGLRATLGTAAALTWLNPHVYLDTVVLLGTVAATHGAQRWPFGAGAAIGSLLRFTALGLGARLARPLFARPGAWRVLDALVAVVMGRGRGIAAAQHLSRDQVRCRRTCSSSCAPSWPCSAAAAPAETQPGPQ comes from the coding sequence GTGGCGAGGGCGGGAGCGCTCGTCGGTGGACACCTGGGCGTGCTCGCCGTGGTGCGGGTGGCCGGGGCGGTCGAGCTGATCGGCTACGCGGCCCTTGCCGCCCGCCGCACGGTGCGCCCCGGTGTGCTGACCCCGGCTGCCGGACCGGGCGCGGGGCTGCGGGCGACGCTGGGCACGGCTGCGGCGCTGACCTGGCTCAACCCCCACGTCTACCTCGACACGGTCGTGCTGCTCGGCACGGTCGCCGCCACCCACGGGGCGCAGCGGTGGCCGTTCGGCGCCGGTGCCGCGATCGGTAGCCTGCTCCGGTTCACCGCCCTGGGCCTCGGCGCCCGGCTTGCCCGCCCCCTGTTCGCCCGCCCCGGCGCCTGGCGGGTGCTCGACGCGCTCGTCGCCGTCGTCATGGGTCGCGGCCGCGGCATCGCTGCTGCGCAGCACCTGAGCCGGGACCAGGTTCGGTGCCGGCGAACCTGCTCATCGTCGTGCGCACCGTCCTGGCCGTGCTCCGCCGCCGCGGCGCCCGCTGAGACTCAGCCCGGTCCACAGTGA
- a CDS encoding acyl-[acyl-carrier-protein] thioesterase, which produces MDEPVVMVDPPGRGRLRTEQRRVRSGDADADRVLRLDGVARYAQDIAFDDVHDAAAGGDEGLWVLRRTVIVVHRLPVFHDPVQVRTWCSGIGARWCTKRTTVSSAGGARVEVEGFWVTVDAGTGRPAPLSPRMVAIFAPSAAPEPLRWRRLLPARPGGTSGAVRRPVPLRSTDVDWMGHVNNATCWSVVEQVLPGLRATPVEAVLEHAGPIAADDQLEVLVEPAAGATLVWFLVGDTVRAVARVRPVGREVPPLPSGSTTE; this is translated from the coding sequence GTGGACGAGCCGGTCGTGATGGTGGACCCGCCCGGCCGGGGGCGGCTGCGCACCGAGCAGCGCCGGGTCCGCTCGGGCGACGCCGACGCCGACCGCGTGCTCCGCCTGGACGGGGTGGCCCGGTACGCGCAGGACATCGCCTTCGACGACGTGCACGACGCGGCCGCGGGTGGCGACGAGGGCCTGTGGGTGCTGCGGCGCACCGTGATCGTGGTGCACCGGCTGCCGGTGTTCCACGACCCGGTGCAGGTGCGCACCTGGTGCTCGGGCATCGGCGCGCGGTGGTGCACCAAGCGGACCACCGTGAGCTCGGCCGGGGGCGCACGGGTGGAGGTGGAGGGCTTCTGGGTCACCGTGGACGCCGGGACCGGCCGCCCGGCCCCGCTCTCACCACGGATGGTCGCGATCTTCGCCCCGTCGGCCGCCCCGGAGCCGCTGCGCTGGCGGCGCCTGCTGCCCGCCCGCCCCGGTGGCACGAGCGGTGCTGTGCGCCGACCGGTCCCGCTGCGCTCCACCGACGTCGACTGGATGGGTCACGTCAACAACGCGACGTGCTGGTCGGTGGTCGAGCAGGTGCTGCCGGGGCTGCGGGCCACGCCGGTGGAGGCCGTCCTGGAGCACGCCGGCCCCATCGCGGCGGACGACCAGCTGGAGGTTCTCGTGGAGCCGGCGGCCGGGGCCACCCTGGTGTGGTTCCTGGTCGGCGACACCGTGCGCGCGGTGGCCCGGGTGCGCCCGGTCGGACGAGAGGTGCCTCCGCTGCCGAGTGGCTCGACTACCGAGTGA
- a CDS encoding AI-2E family transporter, which produces MSDEPGSPRPDRAAVLGSGGAWLATWSLRLVLVAAAAAVVGLVVGQLWVVVLPAVLGVVLATVLAPPTAWLRRHRVPAGAAAAITTLGFVAALVGLVLGVAPSVVGQVGDIADQASGGLSQVRDYLTGPPLNLGSEQITAAVDTLTNRLQSSASVIAGGVFTGVSVVTSALVTAVLVLLLGFYFAKDGDRFLPWVQRVAGDRVGGHVAEVGRRGWTVLSGFIRTQALVSLIDGTFIGLGLVVLGVPLALPLAVLTFILSFIPIIGAVVAGALAVLVALVTNGFTTALLALAVVLLVQQVEGNVLQPVLQSRSLRLHPAVVLLAVTGGGSLFGIVGAFLAVPVVAVAAEALRYTGERIDDRTGAAPPDRAA; this is translated from the coding sequence ATGAGTGACGAACCGGGCAGCCCCCGACCCGACCGTGCCGCCGTGCTGGGCAGCGGTGGCGCGTGGCTGGCCACCTGGAGCCTGCGCCTGGTGCTCGTGGCCGCGGCGGCGGCGGTGGTCGGCCTCGTCGTCGGCCAGCTGTGGGTCGTGGTGCTGCCCGCCGTGCTCGGGGTGGTGCTGGCCACGGTGCTGGCCCCGCCCACCGCCTGGCTGCGGCGGCACCGGGTGCCGGCCGGCGCCGCGGCCGCGATCACCACGCTCGGGTTCGTCGCCGCGCTCGTGGGGCTCGTCCTCGGCGTCGCGCCCTCGGTGGTCGGGCAGGTGGGCGACATCGCCGACCAGGCCTCCGGCGGGCTCAGCCAGGTGCGGGACTACCTCACGGGCCCGCCGCTGAACCTCGGGTCCGAACAGATCACCGCCGCGGTCGACACCCTCACCAACCGTCTGCAGAGCAGTGCCAGCGTGATCGCCGGCGGCGTGTTCACCGGGGTCAGCGTGGTCACCTCCGCCCTGGTGACCGCCGTGCTCGTGCTGCTGCTGGGGTTCTACTTCGCCAAGGACGGCGACCGCTTCCTGCCGTGGGTGCAGCGGGTGGCGGGTGACCGCGTGGGTGGTCACGTGGCGGAGGTGGGCCGCCGGGGGTGGACGGTGCTCAGCGGGTTCATCCGCACCCAGGCCCTGGTCAGCCTCATCGACGGCACGTTCATCGGGCTCGGGCTGGTGGTCCTGGGGGTGCCGCTGGCCCTGCCGCTGGCCGTGCTCACGTTCATCCTCAGCTTCATCCCCATCATCGGCGCGGTGGTGGCCGGGGCGCTGGCCGTGCTCGTCGCCCTGGTGACCAACGGGTTCACCACGGCCCTGCTGGCGCTCGCGGTGGTGCTGCTCGTCCAGCAGGTCGAGGGCAACGTGCTCCAGCCGGTGCTGCAGAGCCGCAGCCTCCGGCTGCACCCCGCCGTGGTGCTGCTCGCGGTGACCGGGGGTGGCTCGCTGTTCGGGATCGTGGGGGCGTTCCTCGCGGTCCCCGTCGTCGCGGTGGCCGCCGAGGCGCTGCGCTACACGGGTGAGCGGATCGACGACCGCACCGGTGCCGCCCCGCCCGACCGGGCCGCGTGA
- a CDS encoding polysaccharide deacetylase family protein, producing the protein MLGLAAGVVALGAGLELVDRPVDVAADASAGTGPTGPAPTPAPTSTTATTTTSAPTSPTPPLPAAVPAPTGVITALPGQGNLLALTIDDGTSSEVVAAYTQFCADSGVRLTFFVNGVYRSWTDNAPALRPLVDSGQVLLANHTWSHPDVTTISSSALTDQITRNDAFLRSTYGAAPEPFFRPPYGHHNARTDRVAADLGHPTITLWEGSLSDSSVITEDFLLGQARLWFKPQHIVIGHANHPAVTHTYPQLLDIIHERALRTVTLADVFRAAP; encoded by the coding sequence CTGCTCGGTCTCGCTGCCGGCGTGGTCGCCCTCGGGGCGGGCCTCGAGCTGGTCGACCGTCCGGTTGACGTGGCCGCGGACGCGAGCGCAGGCACCGGCCCGACCGGCCCGGCCCCCACCCCTGCCCCGACCTCCACCACCGCGACGACCACCACCTCTGCCCCGACCTCCCCCACCCCGCCCCTGCCCGCGGCGGTGCCCGCACCGACGGGCGTCATCACCGCCCTGCCCGGGCAGGGCAACCTCCTGGCGCTCACCATTGACGACGGCACCAGCAGCGAGGTCGTCGCCGCCTACACCCAGTTCTGCGCGGACAGCGGGGTCCGGCTGACGTTCTTCGTCAACGGCGTCTACCGGTCGTGGACCGACAACGCCCCCGCGCTGCGCCCGCTCGTCGACTCCGGGCAGGTCCTGCTGGCCAACCACACCTGGTCCCACCCCGACGTCACCACCATCAGCAGCTCGGCCCTGACCGACCAGATCACCCGCAACGACGCCTTCCTGCGCTCCACCTACGGCGCTGCGCCCGAGCCCTTCTTCCGCCCGCCCTACGGCCACCACAACGCCCGCACCGACCGGGTCGCCGCCGATCTCGGCCACCCCACCATCACCCTGTGGGAGGGCAGCCTGAGCGACTCCTCGGTGATCACCGAGGACTTCCTCCTCGGGCAGGCCCGGCTGTGGTTCAAGCCGCAGCACATCGTCATCGGGCACGCGAACCACCCCGCGGTGACCCACACCTACCCGCAGCTGCTCGACATCATCCACGAGCGCGCGCTGCGCACGGTCACCCTGGCCGACGTCTTCCGCGCTGCGCCCTGA
- a CDS encoding exodeoxyribonuclease III, giving the protein MRLATWNVNSVTARLPRLLDWLATAQPDVLCLQETKTSVVAFPTAEVAALGYESAVAGQGRWNGVAVLSRIGLADIATTFAGAPSWDADTAADTLFTDGAGIVEARAVGATCGPLRVWSLYVPNGREPTHPHYAYKLAWLEAYRAAIADEVTAGPFVAVGDYNVAPTDADVWDVAAFAGSTHVTPAERDALAALRELGLSDVPARALKNDVPYTYWDYRGGAFHKNLGMRIDLVYASAPAAAAVTDAYVDRDARKGTGPSDHAPVVVDLDL; this is encoded by the coding sequence ATGCGCCTGGCCACCTGGAACGTGAACTCCGTGACCGCCCGCCTGCCCCGGCTGCTGGACTGGCTGGCGACCGCGCAGCCGGACGTGCTCTGCCTGCAGGAGACCAAGACCTCGGTAGTGGCCTTCCCCACCGCCGAGGTCGCGGCCCTGGGCTACGAGTCGGCCGTCGCCGGGCAGGGTCGGTGGAACGGGGTGGCCGTGCTCTCCCGGATCGGCCTCGCCGACATCGCCACGACCTTCGCCGGGGCGCCGAGCTGGGACGCCGACACCGCGGCCGACACCCTGTTCACCGACGGCGCGGGCATCGTCGAGGCCCGTGCGGTAGGTGCCACCTGCGGCCCGCTGCGGGTGTGGTCGCTGTACGTGCCCAACGGCCGCGAGCCCACGCACCCGCACTACGCCTACAAGCTCGCGTGGCTGGAGGCCTACCGCGCCGCGATCGCCGACGAGGTGACCGCCGGCCCGTTCGTCGCGGTCGGGGACTACAACGTCGCCCCCACCGACGCCGACGTCTGGGACGTCGCGGCGTTCGCCGGCTCCACCCACGTGACGCCGGCCGAGCGTGACGCCCTGGCCGCGCTGCGCGAGCTGGGACTGAGCGACGTGCCGGCCCGGGCGCTGAAGAACGACGTCCCCTACACCTACTGGGACTACCGGGGCGGGGCGTTCCACAAGAACCTGGGCATGCGGATCGACCTGGTCTACGCGAGCGCGCCCGCCGCCGCCGCCGTGACCGACGCCTACGTGGACCGGGACGCCCGCAAGGGGACGGGCCCCTCGGACCACGCGCCGGTGGTCGTCGACCTGGATCTGTAG
- a CDS encoding MarR family winged helix-turn-helix transcriptional regulator: MTTAETDAAEVSRALREVTRAASAIDHALTRALHLRPLDYAALGHVMSAVQPLGPAELGVRLGISSGSATELVDRLEHAGHLRRERHPGDRRRIGLHATESAVGEVLGALGPVVAGLTEVAEARSPAERSVIAAYLRDVAERMQAFADDQ; the protein is encoded by the coding sequence GTGACGACGGCGGAGACGGACGCGGCCGAGGTGTCCCGTGCGCTGCGCGAGGTCACCCGCGCCGCCTCCGCTATCGACCACGCGCTCACCCGAGCGCTGCACCTGCGCCCGCTGGACTACGCCGCCCTGGGTCACGTGATGTCCGCCGTGCAGCCGCTGGGCCCCGCCGAGCTCGGGGTGCGGCTCGGCATCTCCAGCGGCTCGGCCACCGAGCTCGTGGACCGGTTGGAGCACGCCGGGCACCTGCGACGGGAGCGGCACCCCGGCGACCGCCGCCGGATCGGCCTGCACGCGACCGAGTCCGCCGTCGGGGAGGTGCTCGGCGCGCTGGGACCGGTGGTCGCCGGGCTCACCGAGGTGGCCGAGGCGCGCTCGCCCGCCGAGCGCTCCGTCATCGCCGCCTACCTCCGCGACGTCGCCGAGCGGATGCAGGCGTTCGCGGACGACCAGTGA
- the heR gene encoding heliorhodopsin HeR: MTTTAPATTVATGVDDARLAGLRRWNTGLTVLHAAQAVAVLVLASSFAITVTSSYPAGPPGTEVPAAAPLFDVRVGVAIAVFLTLAALDHLITATVGRSRYEAGLCNGRNIFRWVEYSVSATIMVLLICFYAGITGISAVIAVAGANIAMVLFGWLQEVANPPGRTTTTMLPFWFGCVAGATPWVVLIVNFLGAAQIPGFVYGIFVTLFIFFSSFAVNQWLQYRQVGRWASYAHGEKVYLVLSLLAKSALAWQIFAGSLAV, encoded by the coding sequence ATGACCACCACCGCACCTGCGACCACCGTCGCCACCGGTGTCGACGACGCCCGCCTGGCCGGGCTGAGGCGGTGGAACACCGGCCTGACCGTGCTGCACGCCGCGCAGGCCGTCGCCGTCCTCGTGCTCGCCAGCAGCTTCGCGATCACCGTGACCTCGTCCTACCCCGCGGGCCCCCCGGGAACCGAGGTCCCCGCGGCGGCGCCGTTGTTCGACGTCCGCGTCGGGGTGGCGATCGCGGTGTTCCTGACCCTGGCCGCCCTGGACCACCTGATCACGGCGACCGTCGGTCGCAGTCGGTACGAGGCCGGACTCTGCAACGGCCGCAACATCTTCCGCTGGGTCGAGTACTCCGTGAGCGCCACGATCATGGTGCTGCTGATCTGCTTCTACGCCGGCATCACCGGCATCTCCGCCGTCATCGCCGTGGCGGGGGCCAACATCGCGATGGTCCTGTTCGGCTGGCTGCAGGAGGTGGCGAACCCCCCGGGGCGCACCACCACGACGATGCTGCCGTTCTGGTTCGGGTGCGTGGCCGGCGCGACACCGTGGGTGGTGCTGATCGTGAACTTCCTGGGCGCGGCGCAGATCCCGGGCTTCGTCTACGGCATCTTCGTGACGCTGTTCATCTTCTTCTCCAGCTTCGCGGTCAACCAGTGGCTGCAGTACCGACAGGTCGGCCGGTGGGCCAGCTACGCCCACGGCGAGAAGGTCTACCTGGTGCTCAGCCTGCTCGCGAAGTCCGCGCTGGCCTGGCAGATCTTCGCCGGCTCGCTCGCGGTCTGA
- a CDS encoding NmrA family NAD(P)-binding protein — MPGTPPIAVTGSTGRIGSRVARALSAAVAAGVQRVVYTSFLGAPADCTFTFGRDHFHTEAALAASGLRWTALRDAFYQDVLPSFVVEPGVLRGPAGDGAVAAVAVDDVAEVAATVLLDGTTAHDGQRHDLSGPAALTLDEVAATLTELSGHSVRYERETPAQAYASRAHLDATPFEVDGWVSTYTAVASGEMAPVTDTVQRLTGHPATSLRTTLERYPELLDGLRG; from the coding sequence GTGCCGGGCACGCCCCCCATCGCCGTCACCGGGTCCACGGGCCGCATCGGCTCCCGCGTCGCCCGCGCGCTGTCCGCCGCCGTCGCGGCCGGGGTGCAGCGCGTCGTCTACACGTCGTTCCTGGGTGCGCCCGCGGACTGCACGTTCACCTTCGGCCGCGACCACTTCCACACCGAGGCGGCCCTGGCGGCCTCGGGGCTGCGCTGGACCGCGCTGCGCGACGCGTTCTACCAGGACGTGCTGCCGTCCTTCGTCGTCGAGCCCGGCGTGCTCCGCGGTCCGGCCGGCGACGGTGCGGTCGCCGCGGTGGCGGTGGACGACGTGGCCGAGGTGGCGGCCACCGTGCTGCTCGACGGGACGACCGCCCACGACGGGCAGCGCCACGACCTGTCCGGACCGGCGGCGCTCACCCTCGACGAGGTGGCCGCCACGCTGACCGAGCTCTCCGGCCACAGCGTCCGCTACGAGCGGGAGACCCCTGCGCAGGCCTACGCCTCCCGGGCCCACCTCGACGCCACCCCGTTCGAGGTGGACGGCTGGGTCTCGACGTACACCGCGGTGGCCTCCGGGGAGATGGCGCCCGTGACCGACACCGTCCAGCGGCTCACGGGCCACCCGGCGACGTCGCTGCGCACCACCCTGGAGCGCTACCCCGAGCTGCTCGACGGGCTGCGCGGGTAG
- a CDS encoding globin domain-containing protein produces MTTTLPARPAPTGLLSARSAAVIAATAAVVAEHAEQVTARFYPRMLAEHPELLRVFNLANQATGEQNRALAASVVAYAVQLIDPDAPSFDHVMTRIAGKHVSLGIRPEQYTIVGHHLLAAVAEVLGDAVTPAVADAWAEVYWLFATQLIAEEARLYARAGVDPSTPTRPYRVVRRIEETDDVVSLVLEPADDASVPEIEPGQYVSLFVDLPGGDRQPRQYTVSSTAVGTRLQVTVRKVRGTGGNPDGRVSSFLHDQVGVGDLVDVSAPAGDLVVPSSDSPLLLATAGAGITTVLPIVEHIARTQPQRPVIVAHADRTAADHALRETVLHAGRQIDDFTRYTWYESVDRDDHRARTGLMDLTDVPLPDGVHVFTCGPLPFMRQVRGALLARGVPADHIRYEVFGPDLWAAPAAAGG; encoded by the coding sequence ATGACGACGACCCTGCCCGCCCGCCCGGCCCCGACCGGCCTGCTGTCCGCCCGCTCCGCCGCGGTGATCGCGGCGACCGCCGCTGTCGTCGCGGAGCACGCCGAGCAGGTCACCGCCCGGTTCTACCCGCGCATGCTGGCCGAGCACCCGGAGCTGCTGCGGGTGTTCAACCTGGCCAACCAGGCCACCGGTGAGCAGAACCGCGCCCTGGCCGCCTCCGTGGTGGCCTACGCCGTCCAGCTCATCGACCCCGACGCACCCTCCTTCGACCACGTCATGACCCGCATCGCCGGCAAGCACGTGTCCCTGGGCATCCGCCCCGAGCAGTACACGATCGTGGGCCACCACCTCCTCGCGGCGGTCGCCGAGGTCCTCGGTGACGCGGTCACCCCCGCCGTGGCCGATGCCTGGGCCGAGGTCTACTGGTTGTTCGCGACACAGCTCATCGCCGAGGAGGCCCGCCTCTACGCCCGCGCCGGCGTCGACCCCTCCACCCCGACCCGGCCCTACCGGGTGGTGCGCCGGATCGAGGAGACCGACGACGTCGTGTCCCTGGTCCTCGAGCCGGCCGACGATGCCTCGGTGCCGGAGATCGAGCCGGGGCAGTACGTGTCGCTGTTCGTGGACCTGCCCGGCGGCGACCGCCAGCCCCGCCAGTACACCGTCTCCTCGACCGCTGTCGGCACCCGTCTGCAGGTCACCGTCCGCAAGGTCCGCGGGACGGGAGGGAACCCGGACGGCCGGGTCTCGTCGTTCCTGCACGACCAGGTCGGGGTCGGGGACCTGGTCGACGTCAGCGCGCCGGCCGGTGACCTGGTCGTGCCGTCCTCGGACTCGCCGCTGCTGCTGGCCACCGCCGGCGCCGGCATCACCACGGTGCTCCCGATCGTCGAGCACATCGCGCGCACCCAGCCCCAGCGCCCGGTCATCGTGGCCCACGCCGACCGCACCGCGGCCGACCACGCGCTGCGCGAGACGGTGCTGCACGCCGGCCGGCAGATCGACGACTTCACCCGCTACACCTGGTACGAGAGCGTGGACCGCGACGACCACCGTGCCCGGACCGGGCTGATGGACCTCACCGACGTGCCGCTGCCCGACGGGGTCCACGTGTTCACCTGCGGCCCGCTGCCGTTCATGCGCCAGGTCCGCGGCGCGCTGCTCGCCCGGGGCGTCCCCGCGGACCACATCCGCTACGAGGTCTTCGGCCCCGACCTCTGGGCCGCCCCGGCCGCCGCCGGGGGCTGA